A window of Calliopsis andreniformis isolate RMS-2024a chromosome 3, iyCalAndr_principal, whole genome shotgun sequence contains these coding sequences:
- the Cpsf6 gene encoding cleavage and polyadenylation specificity factor subunit 6 isoform X5: protein MADGDIDLYADDLEQDFAQAYSERSKMVLADEFAGDGVDLYDDVIAAPAGGNGGVSTGNSGDGGGDTTSPNEETNGSAPYHQLGNNIQPNQIGRRHQLYVGNLTWWTSDQDITDAVQSIGVSDFVEVKFFENRANGQSKGFCVISLGSEQSMRICMERLPKKELHGQNPVVTFPTKQALNQFESQCKTRPAPAPQQSQSQRPHNPHQHQPPMPPHQQHPQHPQHPQHSQQNHGPRMMMGPPQGVRPQRMPPPGMGPPGPGGPGQQGPPRMHGPPMGPGPGPHHPLPGHPNQGPPPPGYQQGPWNGPRPNGPPGPPRGPSGPGGPPQQGPPGPGPGQHRPPGMQFHGGPPGAPGQGPPRGPPGHPGGPPGDPRGAQPRPEWNRPPGMLPGPGGPPPGHGGPPQGPPQGPPGGPAPHVNPAFFPQGPPHQHPGQHPPGPPGPPHGPPHGPPHGPPHGPPHGPPHGQPHGPPHVPPHGYGPPASQPPYGAPGPDHRPEGPPPLTEQEFEEIMSRNRTVSSSAIGRAVSDAAAGEYASAIETLVTAISLIKQSKVAADDRCKILISSLQDTLRGVETKSYGSARRERSRSRDRERSHRRRRERSRSRDREYRERSRDRDRERDRERDRERERDRDRDRERYYSEPYPRERSRSRERDRERERDREYRERSREESTTRQSARPRVKEEPPEAAPVSSSKASRYYDDRYRERERDRDRERESSRRPSEREREPERERERERERDRRDERGDSSHRSRH, encoded by the exons ATGGCGGACGGTGACATTGATTTGTACGCCGACGATCTCGAGCAAGATTTCGCGCAG GCGTACAGCGAGAGGAGCAAAATGGTGTTAGCG GATGAGTTTGCTGGTGATGGTGTTGATTTGTATGATGACGTGATAGCAGCACCTGCAGGAGGTAATGGTGGCGTTTCTACAGGAAATAGTGGAGATGGTGGTGGCGATACTACATCGCCAAATGAAGAAACAAATGGTAGTGCACCATATcatcaacttggaaataatattcAGCCAAATCAAATTGGAAGGCGTCATCAACTATATGTTGGAAATTTAACTTGG TGGACAAGTGATCAAGATATAACTGACGCTGTACAAAGTATTGGTGTATCAGATTTTGTTGAAGTAAAATTCTTTGAAAATCGAGCAAATGGACAATCCAAGGGTTTCTGTGTAATATCTCTGGGGTCAGAACAAAGTATGAGGATATGTATGGAAAGGTTGCCAAAAAAGGAGTTGCATGGTCAGAATCCAGTAGTAACATTTCCTACCAAACAAGCTTTGAATCAg TTTGAATCTCAATGTAAGACACGTCCAGCCCCAGCCCCTCAGCAAAGTCAAAGTCAGCGCCCTCATAATCCACATCAGCATCAGCCGCCAATGCCACCTCATCAACAGCATCCACAACACCCTcaacatcctcaacattcgcaaCAGAATCACGGTCCTAGAATGATGATGGGCCCTCCGCAAGGTGTGAGACCACAAAGAATGCCACCTCCAGGTatgggtccaccaggtccaggtGGGCCTGGTCAACAAGGACCGCCGCGCATGCATGGCCCACCAATGGGTCCTGGTCCAGGACCGCATCATCCTTTACCTGGTCATCCTAACCAAGGTCCACCGCCTCCTGGTTATCAGCAAGGACCATGGAATGGTCCGAGGCCTAATGGTCCACCTGGGCCACCAAGAGGACCAAGCGGTCCCGGTGGACCACCGCAACAAGGCCCACCAGGACCAGGTCCTGGTCAACATCGACCACCTGGAATG CAATTCCATGGTGGTCCGCCTGGTGCACCTGGTCAAGGACCTCCGCGTGGTCCACCTGGACATCCTGGTGGACCTCCAGGTGATCCGAGAGGTGCTCAACCCCGTCCCGAATGGAATAGACCACCAG GAATGTTACCAGGTCCAGGAGGTCCCCCGCCTGGACATGGAGGGCCACCGCAAGGACCACCGCAAGGACCTCCAGGTGGTCCAGCACCACACGTGAATCCAGCATTTTTCCCACAAGGGCCACCTCATCAACATCCAGGGCAACATCCACCAGGACCTCCAGGTCCACCTCATGGACCACCTCACGGTCCTCCTCATGGTCCACCTCATGGTCCTCCTCATGGACCTCCGCATGGTCAGCCTCATGGACCACCCCATGTACCACCGCATGGTTATGGACCACCAGCATCACAG CCACCTTATGGTGCACCAGGGCCTGATCATCGTCCAGAGGGTCCTCCTCCGCTTACAGAGCAAGAATTCGAAGAGATAATGAgtcgaaatagaacagtttcttcgTCTGCAATTGGTCGAGCAGTATCAGACGCCGCAGCTGGGGAATACGCGAGCGCTATAGAGACCTTAGTTACAGCCATTTCTTTGATAAAACAATCAAAGGTTGCCGCAGACGATAGGTGCAAAATTTTGATCAGTTCTCTTCAAGACACTTTACGCGGAGTTGAAACCAAGAGTTACGGTTCCGCACGAAGAG AACGATCGCGTTCACGCGATAGAGAGCGTAGTCACAGAAGGAGGCGTGAGCGTTCGAGGAGTCGCGACAGAGAATACAGAGAGAGAAGCAGGGACAGAGACAGGGAGCGCGATAGGGAGCGTGATCGCGAAAGGGAAAGAGACCGTGATCGTGACAGAGAACGCTACTATAGTGAACCATATCCACGTGAGAGATCAAGAAGCAGAGAAAGGGATCGTGAACGTGAACGAGACCGTGAATATAGAGAACGGAGCAGAGAAGAAAG TACAACACGTCAGTCAGCCAGGCCAAGAGTAAAAGAAGAACCGCCAGAGGCGGCTCCCGTCTCGTCTTCCAAGGCGTCTAG GTATTATGACGATCGCTACAGAGAGCGTGAACGAGACAGAGATCGAGAACGAGAATCAAGTCGGAGACCATCGGAGAGAGAACGGGAACCGGAGCGTGAACGAGAACGAGAACGAGAAAGAGATCGTCGCGACGAAAGGGGAGACTCTTCGCATCGTTCGAGACATTAA
- the Cpsf6 gene encoding cleavage and polyadenylation specificity factor subunit 6 isoform X6: MADGDIDLYADDLEQDFAQAYSERSKMVLADEFAGDGVDLYDDVIAAPAGGNGGVSTGNSGDGGGDTTSPNEETNGSAPYHQLGNNIQPNQIGRRHQLYVGNLTWWTSDQDITDAVQSIGVSDFVEVKFFENRANGQSKGFCVISLGSEQSMRICMERLPKKELHGQNPVVTFPTKQALNQFESQCKTRPAPAPQQSQSQRPHNPHQHQPPMPPHQQHPQHPQHPQHSQQNHGPRMMMGPPQGVRPQRMPPPGMGPPGPGGPGQQGPPRMHGPPMGPGPGPHHPLPGHPNQGPPPPGYQQGPWNGPRPNGPPGPPRGPSGPGGPPQQGPPGPGPGQHRPPGMQFHGGPPGAPGQGPPRGPPGHPGGPPGDPRGAQPRPEWNRPPGPGGPPPGHGGPPQGPPQGPPGGPAPHVNPAFFPQGPPHQHPGQHPPGPPGPPHGPPHGPPHGPPHGPPHGPPHGQPHGPPHVPPHGYGPPASQPPYGAPGPDHRPEGPPPLTEQEFEEIMSRNRTVSSSAIGRAVSDAAAGEYASAIETLVTAISLIKQSKVAADDRCKILISSLQDTLRGVETKSYGSARRERSRSRDRERSHRRRRERSRSRDREYRERSRDRDRERDRERDRERERDRDRDRERYYSEPYPRERSRSRERDRERERDREYRERSREESTTRQSARPRVKEEPPEAAPVSSSKASRYYDDRYRERERDRDRERESSRRPSEREREPERERERERERDRRDERGDSSHRSRH; this comes from the exons ATGGCGGACGGTGACATTGATTTGTACGCCGACGATCTCGAGCAAGATTTCGCGCAG GCGTACAGCGAGAGGAGCAAAATGGTGTTAGCG GATGAGTTTGCTGGTGATGGTGTTGATTTGTATGATGACGTGATAGCAGCACCTGCAGGAGGTAATGGTGGCGTTTCTACAGGAAATAGTGGAGATGGTGGTGGCGATACTACATCGCCAAATGAAGAAACAAATGGTAGTGCACCATATcatcaacttggaaataatattcAGCCAAATCAAATTGGAAGGCGTCATCAACTATATGTTGGAAATTTAACTTGG TGGACAAGTGATCAAGATATAACTGACGCTGTACAAAGTATTGGTGTATCAGATTTTGTTGAAGTAAAATTCTTTGAAAATCGAGCAAATGGACAATCCAAGGGTTTCTGTGTAATATCTCTGGGGTCAGAACAAAGTATGAGGATATGTATGGAAAGGTTGCCAAAAAAGGAGTTGCATGGTCAGAATCCAGTAGTAACATTTCCTACCAAACAAGCTTTGAATCAg TTTGAATCTCAATGTAAGACACGTCCAGCCCCAGCCCCTCAGCAAAGTCAAAGTCAGCGCCCTCATAATCCACATCAGCATCAGCCGCCAATGCCACCTCATCAACAGCATCCACAACACCCTcaacatcctcaacattcgcaaCAGAATCACGGTCCTAGAATGATGATGGGCCCTCCGCAAGGTGTGAGACCACAAAGAATGCCACCTCCAGGTatgggtccaccaggtccaggtGGGCCTGGTCAACAAGGACCGCCGCGCATGCATGGCCCACCAATGGGTCCTGGTCCAGGACCGCATCATCCTTTACCTGGTCATCCTAACCAAGGTCCACCGCCTCCTGGTTATCAGCAAGGACCATGGAATGGTCCGAGGCCTAATGGTCCACCTGGGCCACCAAGAGGACCAAGCGGTCCCGGTGGACCACCGCAACAAGGCCCACCAGGACCAGGTCCTGGTCAACATCGACCACCTGGAATG CAATTCCATGGTGGTCCGCCTGGTGCACCTGGTCAAGGACCTCCGCGTGGTCCACCTGGACATCCTGGTGGACCTCCAGGTGATCCGAGAGGTGCTCAACCCCGTCCCGAATGGAATAGACCACCAG GTCCAGGAGGTCCCCCGCCTGGACATGGAGGGCCACCGCAAGGACCACCGCAAGGACCTCCAGGTGGTCCAGCACCACACGTGAATCCAGCATTTTTCCCACAAGGGCCACCTCATCAACATCCAGGGCAACATCCACCAGGACCTCCAGGTCCACCTCATGGACCACCTCACGGTCCTCCTCATGGTCCACCTCATGGTCCTCCTCATGGACCTCCGCATGGTCAGCCTCATGGACCACCCCATGTACCACCGCATGGTTATGGACCACCAGCATCACAG CCACCTTATGGTGCACCAGGGCCTGATCATCGTCCAGAGGGTCCTCCTCCGCTTACAGAGCAAGAATTCGAAGAGATAATGAgtcgaaatagaacagtttcttcgTCTGCAATTGGTCGAGCAGTATCAGACGCCGCAGCTGGGGAATACGCGAGCGCTATAGAGACCTTAGTTACAGCCATTTCTTTGATAAAACAATCAAAGGTTGCCGCAGACGATAGGTGCAAAATTTTGATCAGTTCTCTTCAAGACACTTTACGCGGAGTTGAAACCAAGAGTTACGGTTCCGCACGAAGAG AACGATCGCGTTCACGCGATAGAGAGCGTAGTCACAGAAGGAGGCGTGAGCGTTCGAGGAGTCGCGACAGAGAATACAGAGAGAGAAGCAGGGACAGAGACAGGGAGCGCGATAGGGAGCGTGATCGCGAAAGGGAAAGAGACCGTGATCGTGACAGAGAACGCTACTATAGTGAACCATATCCACGTGAGAGATCAAGAAGCAGAGAAAGGGATCGTGAACGTGAACGAGACCGTGAATATAGAGAACGGAGCAGAGAAGAAAG TACAACACGTCAGTCAGCCAGGCCAAGAGTAAAAGAAGAACCGCCAGAGGCGGCTCCCGTCTCGTCTTCCAAGGCGTCTAG GTATTATGACGATCGCTACAGAGAGCGTGAACGAGACAGAGATCGAGAACGAGAATCAAGTCGGAGACCATCGGAGAGAGAACGGGAACCGGAGCGTGAACGAGAACGAGAACGAGAAAGAGATCGTCGCGACGAAAGGGGAGACTCTTCGCATCGTTCGAGACATTAA
- the Cpsf6 gene encoding cleavage and polyadenylation specificity factor subunit 6 isoform X4 — protein sequence MADGDIDLYADDLEQDFAQAYSERSKMVLADEFAGDGVDLYDDVIAAPAGGNGGVSTGNSGDGGGDTTSPNEETNGSAPYHQLGNNIQPNQIGRRHQLYVGNLTWWTSDQDITDAVQSIGVSDFVEVKFFENRANGQSKGFCVISLGSEQSMRICMERLPKKELHGQNPVVTFPTKQALNQFESQCKTRPAPAPQQSQSQRPHNPHQHQPPMPPHQQHPQHPQHPQHSQQNHGPRMMMGPPQGVRPQRMPPPGMGPPGPGGPGQQGPPRMHGPPMGPGPGPHHPLPGHPNQGPPPPGYQQGPWNGPRPNGPPGPPRGPSGPGGPPQQGPPGPGPGQHRPPGMQFHGGPPGAPGQGPPRGPPGHPGGPPGDPRGAQPRPEWNRPPGMHHGPQGPPGFPQHQHMQGPQPGQGPPQRGPPPGSMGGMLPGPGGPPPGHGGPPQGPPQGPPGGPAPHVNPAFFPQGPPHQHPGQHPPGPPGPPHGPPHGPPHGPPHGPPHGPPHGQPHGPPHVPPHGYGPPASQPPYGAPGPDHRPEGPPPLTEQEFEEIMSRNRTVSSSAIGRAVSDAAAGEYASAIETLVTAISLIKQSKVAADDRCKILISSLQDTLRGVETKSYGSARRERSRSRDRERSHRRRRERSRSRDREYRERSRDRDRERDRERDRERERDRDRDRERYYSEPYPRERSRSRERDRERERDREYRERSREERYYDDRYRERERDRDRERESSRRPSEREREPERERERERERDRRDERGDSSHRSRH from the exons ATGGCGGACGGTGACATTGATTTGTACGCCGACGATCTCGAGCAAGATTTCGCGCAG GCGTACAGCGAGAGGAGCAAAATGGTGTTAGCG GATGAGTTTGCTGGTGATGGTGTTGATTTGTATGATGACGTGATAGCAGCACCTGCAGGAGGTAATGGTGGCGTTTCTACAGGAAATAGTGGAGATGGTGGTGGCGATACTACATCGCCAAATGAAGAAACAAATGGTAGTGCACCATATcatcaacttggaaataatattcAGCCAAATCAAATTGGAAGGCGTCATCAACTATATGTTGGAAATTTAACTTGG TGGACAAGTGATCAAGATATAACTGACGCTGTACAAAGTATTGGTGTATCAGATTTTGTTGAAGTAAAATTCTTTGAAAATCGAGCAAATGGACAATCCAAGGGTTTCTGTGTAATATCTCTGGGGTCAGAACAAAGTATGAGGATATGTATGGAAAGGTTGCCAAAAAAGGAGTTGCATGGTCAGAATCCAGTAGTAACATTTCCTACCAAACAAGCTTTGAATCAg TTTGAATCTCAATGTAAGACACGTCCAGCCCCAGCCCCTCAGCAAAGTCAAAGTCAGCGCCCTCATAATCCACATCAGCATCAGCCGCCAATGCCACCTCATCAACAGCATCCACAACACCCTcaacatcctcaacattcgcaaCAGAATCACGGTCCTAGAATGATGATGGGCCCTCCGCAAGGTGTGAGACCACAAAGAATGCCACCTCCAGGTatgggtccaccaggtccaggtGGGCCTGGTCAACAAGGACCGCCGCGCATGCATGGCCCACCAATGGGTCCTGGTCCAGGACCGCATCATCCTTTACCTGGTCATCCTAACCAAGGTCCACCGCCTCCTGGTTATCAGCAAGGACCATGGAATGGTCCGAGGCCTAATGGTCCACCTGGGCCACCAAGAGGACCAAGCGGTCCCGGTGGACCACCGCAACAAGGCCCACCAGGACCAGGTCCTGGTCAACATCGACCACCTGGAATG CAATTCCATGGTGGTCCGCCTGGTGCACCTGGTCAAGGACCTCCGCGTGGTCCACCTGGACATCCTGGTGGACCTCCAGGTGATCCGAGAGGTGCTCAACCCCGTCCCGAATGGAATAGACCACCAG GAATGCATCACGGGCCTCAGGGACCACCAGGTTTCCCTCAACATCAACATATGCAAGGTCCTCAACCTGGTCAAGGCCCACCACAGAGAGGACCTCCTCCAGGTTCTATGGGTG GAATGTTACCAGGTCCAGGAGGTCCCCCGCCTGGACATGGAGGGCCACCGCAAGGACCACCGCAAGGACCTCCAGGTGGTCCAGCACCACACGTGAATCCAGCATTTTTCCCACAAGGGCCACCTCATCAACATCCAGGGCAACATCCACCAGGACCTCCAGGTCCACCTCATGGACCACCTCACGGTCCTCCTCATGGTCCACCTCATGGTCCTCCTCATGGACCTCCGCATGGTCAGCCTCATGGACCACCCCATGTACCACCGCATGGTTATGGACCACCAGCATCACAG CCACCTTATGGTGCACCAGGGCCTGATCATCGTCCAGAGGGTCCTCCTCCGCTTACAGAGCAAGAATTCGAAGAGATAATGAgtcgaaatagaacagtttcttcgTCTGCAATTGGTCGAGCAGTATCAGACGCCGCAGCTGGGGAATACGCGAGCGCTATAGAGACCTTAGTTACAGCCATTTCTTTGATAAAACAATCAAAGGTTGCCGCAGACGATAGGTGCAAAATTTTGATCAGTTCTCTTCAAGACACTTTACGCGGAGTTGAAACCAAGAGTTACGGTTCCGCACGAAGAG AACGATCGCGTTCACGCGATAGAGAGCGTAGTCACAGAAGGAGGCGTGAGCGTTCGAGGAGTCGCGACAGAGAATACAGAGAGAGAAGCAGGGACAGAGACAGGGAGCGCGATAGGGAGCGTGATCGCGAAAGGGAAAGAGACCGTGATCGTGACAGAGAACGCTACTATAGTGAACCATATCCACGTGAGAGATCAAGAAGCAGAGAAAGGGATCGTGAACGTGAACGAGACCGTGAATATAGAGAACGGAGCAGAGAAGAAAG GTATTATGACGATCGCTACAGAGAGCGTGAACGAGACAGAGATCGAGAACGAGAATCAAGTCGGAGACCATCGGAGAGAGAACGGGAACCGGAGCGTGAACGAGAACGAGAACGAGAAAGAGATCGTCGCGACGAAAGGGGAGACTCTTCGCATCGTTCGAGACATTAA